From the genome of Oscillospiraceae bacterium:
TCTGGAAGCCCCGGCCAGTGGAGTATAAACGCGGCCGCCCAAAAACGCACGATGCAGATGAACTGCAGCTTTGCGGACAGGCTGTGTGTTTGGAAGAAATGCTTTGCTGTGAAATTACAGAGGGAGATTTGTTTTACGGAGAACCACATAGACGCACAGCGGTTTCCTTTACGCCGCAGCTGCGCGCCCGTGTTGCAGACCTGCTTCGCGAAATGAACAGCCTTTTCCAAAAAGGTTATACACCCAAGGCAACACCTGGAAAATTTTGCAGCGCATGTTCTCTAAAAGATGTTTGTCTGCCGCAGCTAAAAAGGGCACCAACTGTAACAGATTACCTGGCATCGCATGCACGAGAGGAAAAATCATGAAACGACTGCTTAATACCTTGTTTGTCCTCAGTGAAGACAGCTATTTAGCGCTGGAAAATGAAAATATCGTTATTTGGGGGGAAGAGGGAAAGCGGGGACAGTTTCCGCTGCTCGGCTTAGAGAGCGTTTTCAGCTTTTCCTATAAAGGAGCCAGCCCGGCCCTGCTGGGTGCCTGCACAAAGCGTGGAATTGGATTTACTTTTCTTACGCCAAACGGCCGCTTCTTAGCGCGTGCCTGCGGTGCTGCACAGGGGAATGTACTGCTGCGCAAAACACAGTACCGCATTTCAGATGACCCCAACCAAAGCTGTTTCGCGGCGCGCTGCTTCATTTTTGGCAAACTCTATAACAGCCGCTGGTGCTTGGAAAGGACAGTGCGGGATCATGGCCTGCGAGTCAATGTGGAGGCGCTGAAACGCTCTGCGTCCTTTTTGTCAGCAACAGCTGCAGAGGCACTGAAAGAAACCAATTTGGATACTTTGCGCGGTTGGGAGGGACAGGCGGCAACCGAATACTTCCGTGTATTTAATGAGATGATTCTCAATCAAAAAAAGGACTTCTTCTTTACAGTTCGTTCACGCCGCCCGCCGCTTGACTGCGTCAATGCAATGCTTTCTTTTGGGTACAGCCTGCTTGCCAGTGACTGTGCAGCCGCACTCGAAAGCGTTGGCCTAGATTCGTATGTTGGCTTTCTTCACCGAGATCGGCCCGGTAGGGAATCTTTAGCACTGGACTTGATGGAAGAACTGCGCAGCGTTTTTGTAGACAGATTTGTCATTACACTGATTAATACAAAACAGATTTTGCCTAAGCAATTTGACAAAATGGAAGATGGTGCCGTGCTTTTGAATGATGTCGGGCGAAAGACGTTTCTCAATGTTTGGCAGACTCGAAAGCGTGAGCAAATTACACATCCGTATTTGCAGGAAAAGATGCAGTGGGGCTTGGTACCATATGTACAAGCATTGCTTTTAGCACGCTGGCTGCGCGGAGATTTGGACGCTTATCCGCCTTTTTTATGGAAATGAGGTAGACATGCTGGTCTTAATAACGTATGATGTAAATACGACAGATGGCGAAGGGAAAAAGCGCCTGCGGCAGGTTGCCAAGCAGTGC
Proteins encoded in this window:
- the cas4 gene encoding CRISPR-associated protein Cas4, with translation MIPLPEEEYRQLSELQHFAFCRRQWALIHVEQQWGENLRTIEGEILHERAHDEQKTEHRGDLLIVHGLRVVSHQLQATGVCDIVEFRRSPDGVSLYGQEGLWKPRPVEYKRGRPKTHDADELQLCGQAVCLEEMLCCEITEGDLFYGEPHRRTAVSFTPQLRARVADLLREMNSLFQKGYTPKATPGKFCSACSLKDVCLPQLKRAPTVTDYLASHAREEKS
- the cas1c gene encoding type I-C CRISPR-associated endonuclease Cas1c; translation: MKRLLNTLFVLSEDSYLALENENIVIWGEEGKRGQFPLLGLESVFSFSYKGASPALLGACTKRGIGFTFLTPNGRFLARACGAAQGNVLLRKTQYRISDDPNQSCFAARCFIFGKLYNSRWCLERTVRDHGLRVNVEALKRSASFLSATAAEALKETNLDTLRGWEGQAATEYFRVFNEMILNQKKDFFFTVRSRRPPLDCVNAMLSFGYSLLASDCAAALESVGLDSYVGFLHRDRPGRESLALDLMEELRSVFVDRFVITLINTKQILPKQFDKMEDGAVLLNDVGRKTFLNVWQTRKREQITHPYLQEKMQWGLVPYVQALLLARWLRGDLDAYPPFLWK